One window from the genome of Leuconostoc suionicum encodes:
- the argH gene encoding argininosuccinate lyase has translation MSDKLWGGRFTAKAAEWVDEFGASIHFDQKMAAEDIEGSIAHAKMLGKQGIISTEESEKIAAGLKIINEELIAGKIEFDVKNEDIHMNIESLLTEKIGPVAGKLHTARSRNDQVATDFHLWVKHRLPHVLESLTELQEELLTLATTHAGTIMSGYTHLQHAQPITYGHYLLAYFEMFQRDYERFEFNQKHTDILPLGAAALAGTTFPIDREFVASELGFDSIYHNSLDAVSDRDFALEFLSNAAILMMHLSRMAEELILWSTYEFNYIELSDDFSTGSSIMPQKKNADFAELVRGKTGRSYGALMGLLTTMKSLPLAYNKDMQEDKEQVFDMMDTVLASVKVFTGMLSGLTVHKERMLATTQDDFSNATELADYLATKGVPFREAHAIVGQLVLTGIQSKTPLQKMALSDLQAVAPQIEEDIYDKLQSETAVNRRTSLGGTAVENVKKEIVRNKKILEAR, from the coding sequence ATGAGTGATAAATTATGGGGTGGTCGTTTTACTGCTAAAGCTGCAGAATGGGTAGATGAATTTGGTGCTTCAATTCACTTCGATCAAAAAATGGCAGCTGAAGATATTGAAGGTTCGATAGCACATGCGAAAATGCTTGGCAAACAAGGCATTATCAGTACGGAGGAATCAGAAAAAATCGCTGCTGGTTTGAAAATCATCAATGAAGAACTAATTGCTGGAAAAATTGAGTTTGACGTTAAAAACGAAGATATTCATATGAATATCGAATCATTATTGACCGAAAAAATTGGTCCGGTTGCAGGGAAATTGCATACTGCTCGTTCTCGTAATGACCAAGTGGCCACTGATTTTCATTTATGGGTCAAGCATCGTTTGCCTCACGTTCTAGAATCTTTAACTGAATTGCAAGAGGAGTTGCTAACTTTGGCGACAACTCATGCAGGAACTATCATGTCTGGGTATACGCATTTGCAACATGCACAGCCAATAACTTATGGTCACTATCTTCTTGCATACTTTGAGATGTTTCAACGTGATTATGAACGTTTCGAATTCAATCAAAAGCATACAGACATTTTGCCGTTAGGAGCAGCAGCATTAGCCGGGACAACTTTCCCGATTGACCGTGAATTTGTTGCTTCAGAACTGGGTTTTGACAGTATTTATCACAACTCATTAGATGCTGTGTCAGATCGTGATTTTGCTTTAGAATTCTTGTCAAACGCTGCTATATTAATGATGCATCTATCTAGAATGGCAGAAGAATTAATTTTGTGGTCAACTTACGAATTTAACTACATTGAACTATCAGATGATTTTTCAACCGGATCGTCAATTATGCCACAAAAAAAGAATGCTGATTTTGCTGAATTAGTTCGTGGAAAAACAGGAAGAAGTTATGGCGCATTAATGGGTCTGTTGACAACGATGAAGTCATTACCACTAGCCTACAACAAAGATATGCAAGAGGATAAAGAACAGGTCTTTGATATGATGGATACGGTTCTAGCCTCTGTTAAGGTGTTTACGGGTATGCTAAGTGGCTTGACGGTTCATAAAGAACGTATGCTGGCTACAACACAAGATGATTTTTCAAATGCGACTGAACTAGCGGATTACTTGGCCACTAAAGGTGTACCATTCCGTGAAGCCCACGCAATTGTGGGACAATTGGTTTTGACTGGTATTCAATCAAAAACGCCATTACAAAAAATGGCTCTATCTGATTTGCAAGCCGTAGCCCCGCAAATAGAAGAAGACATTTACGACAAACTACAGTCTGAAACAGCAGTTAACCGACGCACTTCGTTAGGCGGTACAGCTGTTGAGAATGTTAAAAAAGAAATTGTAAGAAATAAAAAGATTTTGGAGGCAAGGTAA
- a CDS encoding argininosuccinate synthase — protein MTDTLVLAYSGGLDTSVAIPWLKDKGYDVIAVVLDVGQHGKNLNEIQAKALKVGAKQSIVIDAKAEFADKYVAPVIKANMMYEGEYPMVSALSRPLIIKKLVDIAHENDAVAIAHGSTGHGNDQVRFEAAIHALDPDMKIEAPIRDFQWSREEEIQYAQEHDVPVPIDLDSPYSIDENLWGRANEAGILENPWNQAPEDAFALTTAIEDAPDTPEFIDVTFEAGVPVALNGEVLSLEKLIVAVNELAGKHGIGRIDHIENRLVGIKSREIYEAPAAAVLMTAHKDLEDLTLERDVAHFKPIVEQQLANLVYEAKWVSPLFDSLMAFIDSTQQNVNGVVKMKLFKGNATAVARQSEHNSLYDEDLATYTSASSFDQASAVGFIKLWTLSNTVYEQVNHVHSQAKKNTVK, from the coding sequence ATGACAGACACATTAGTATTAGCATACTCCGGCGGTTTAGATACTTCAGTAGCCATTCCTTGGTTAAAGGATAAAGGGTACGATGTTATCGCAGTTGTTTTGGATGTTGGACAACATGGCAAGAATTTAAATGAAATTCAAGCAAAAGCCCTAAAAGTTGGTGCCAAACAATCAATTGTTATTGATGCAAAAGCTGAATTTGCGGATAAATATGTTGCACCAGTTATTAAAGCTAACATGATGTATGAAGGCGAATATCCAATGGTATCAGCTTTGTCTCGTCCATTAATCATCAAAAAGTTAGTTGACATCGCACATGAAAATGATGCCGTTGCGATTGCGCATGGCTCAACGGGTCATGGTAACGATCAAGTACGTTTCGAAGCCGCAATTCATGCATTGGACCCTGACATGAAGATTGAAGCGCCCATTCGTGATTTTCAGTGGTCACGTGAAGAAGAAATTCAATATGCACAAGAACACGATGTTCCGGTACCTATTGATTTAGATTCACCATACTCAATTGATGAGAATTTATGGGGACGTGCCAATGAAGCTGGTATCTTAGAAAATCCATGGAATCAAGCACCGGAAGATGCTTTTGCATTAACTACTGCCATTGAAGATGCGCCGGATACACCAGAATTTATTGATGTTACTTTCGAAGCTGGTGTGCCAGTCGCGCTTAATGGTGAAGTATTGTCATTAGAAAAGCTCATTGTGGCGGTTAATGAGCTTGCTGGAAAGCATGGTATTGGCCGTATCGATCATATTGAAAATCGTTTGGTTGGTATTAAGTCACGTGAAATTTATGAAGCACCAGCTGCAGCTGTATTGATGACAGCACATAAGGATTTGGAAGATTTGACACTCGAACGTGATGTTGCTCATTTCAAGCCAATTGTGGAACAACAGCTAGCTAATTTGGTTTATGAAGCGAAGTGGGTATCGCCATTGTTTGATAGTTTAATGGCCTTTATTGATAGCACACAACAAAATGTCAATGGTGTGGTTAAGATGAAATTGTTTAAGGGTAATGCCACTGCGGTTGCCCGTCAATCTGAACACAACTCACTATACGATGAAGATTTGGCAACGTATACATCAGCATCATCATTTGATCAAGCATCTGCGGTAGGATTTATCAAATTGTGGACACTAAGTAATACGGTTTATGAACAAGTCAATCATGTCCATTCACAAGCAAAAAAGAACACAGTGAAATAA